The Electrophorus electricus isolate fEleEle1 chromosome 24, fEleEle1.pri, whole genome shotgun sequence DNA window cacacaccccagactgGATCTTCCCATATTGTGTGgaactttattttaaagcttGTTTAAAATGTAGTGAGTTTTTCTTCAGAGTGGACGCTCTACCCGCAGTCTCACTGGACTCTTAGATTAGTGTGAAGTTTTTCACCATGACTGTGAGGAGGGACCTAGAACAGAATCTGATAAATAATAAttagggcagagagagagagcgagagcgagcgagagagcgagagacaggcaggcaggcagactgGCAACCCTCATCTGTCACTCACACCAGTCAGCAGATCGCCCTAACAAGCGTAAAACGAATAAAGTCCTTCAGGAAATGTCAAACCAAAGTTCCCCATTTCTGCGAAGCTCACAGTCTGTGTACATGGCCCTGTTTTCCATTAGTCCCTTATTCAGATGTTAGAATGAAAGACATTCTACCAAAGTGCTTAGTACAAGGCGTGTCTTTTGGTTTCCAGTAGAATATAAATAGAAATGTATTACTGGTGTGCATTACAGAATGTCTTGAGACATTCATGGCTTGCATCCCCTGCATCTTTTGACCCCTCTGATAAGACAAAACCGGCACAAGTAGCCCTCTTATGTCCTGTGCTAATTCCACCCCTATACTACTGCCGCCTGTATGGGAAATATGTTAACCCTCCCCACCACCCCGCCCCGCCCAAGCTCAGTGGAACAGGCCATACAAACAATGCTGCCTGGCAGCAGAGCTAAACAGAATTAAGCAGGGCCGCCGTGACCCTTTATTAGCGTCCGTGACATGCTAGGAGTGGGTGTTCGCTCCTGACTTTTCAGCAGTCTGCTCTACTGCAGCAGGAATAGGCTGAAAGCTGTCATCGACAAACCACGCACAGCTCCTTTCGCTAGTCACACGACGTGAGCTACCTGCTTGGCCTTGTTCTCGCTGttgactgaaataaataagCTGTCCTCCTTTCAGGCCCTGGCTACCGAGCTTCTGAAGTCAATCTTGAAGTGTCAGTTCAATTTATTAAATGGGTTCTTTTTAGAAGGTCCCTAGTTTGTCTGTTGAACTAAGTAAATATTAGGAAGCCGGAGAGACGACAGTACTGATGCTGTGCTTAAACAGGTCACCCATTTCAATCGCAATTAGGTTCCAGCTGCTTCTTTTTGAAGTTCCCTGGAGGATTGGCCAGCAAGTGAATCTTTAGCCTGCCATCGTCCTGCCATGTGTCCCTGGACTGTCCTGGGAGCCAGAAGCCTTTTATCATCGCCAGACTGATCCATTTCCCATCACagatgcgcacgcacacacatgcatgcacacacacacacacacatgcacacgcacacacacagatgcacacatgcacataaacacgcacacacacacacacatacaaacatacccAGTCTGCAGAAGGCAGAGTGTGAGTCTTAGTGTGACCATCAAGCCTGTAGTCCATATCCTCATCTGgtcacacagagccacacagcaGAGTCATTCCCACACTCATTtcccaccatcaccaacactgAATGACTCTGGTTTCCATACACATGTACTTTCAAAAATATGTGTATCTGTATCCTCAGGCATTACCAACATTGATCCTGTACAAACTCCCATTTAGACTAAGTATTAACAATTCCCGATATACACTGTTGCTCCTGCTTATATAAAGTTGGCTctttaactgttttttgttttgttttacgcTGCTTCTCCTGCTAGTGAGGAATGTTAAAGTTGCTGACTCATGCTggtgtttgcattttcttttgtctgacCAATCATTCAATTTGCAGCATCATTGTGTCTTTCATTTGCAAAACCTACACACAAGCCTCTCATATGTACATAGTCTTTACCAAGGATTTCAATTGTGTGTCAGGTTTAGGACCAGAAGTATAATCAGCAGGATGGATTCAAATCATGATGTTGAACTACATCTCTTACATAttcccaccttctctctctctctctctctctctctctctctctctctctctctctctctctcggttttCTACTTCTCCCCACTGGGTGATGGTAAGGTCCCGAGGACGTGGGCGTGATGTCAGCCCCTGCTGAGCCCGAGGGCAAGGAACTGAGTCCAGTGGACTTTATCCAGCTGCAGCAGTACATAGACTGTGAGTGTGGAGATGCCCACTCACTACTTACTGTGTTGTATGAACCTCGCAGCCACTaccaatatgtgtgtgtgtgtgtgtgtgtgtgtgtacgtctgtgtgtttggaggctGGAATCGTCTGAGTGCTGTACATCAGTTTTGAAACTTATTGGAATctcaaagtctctctctctccctctctctgtttttatatgtgtttgtgtgcacagaCTGCAGTTTGAAGGTGAAAGATGTGCTAAGAGAATTCGATGCAGATGGCCAGCTGGCCCAGTACAGGCACGGGGAGGTGAGACAATGAGCTGCCAATGTTGAGCGTTTCACACATCAGCTGCCCTTCTGCTGTGCCAAAGTGCCACACAGGGGGACTCATGTCTGCACTGTACCtttccctgtgtgtgcacgcacgtcgCACGCATGCTGACTCCTGCGAATGTCTTCATGCTTGATCCTCATGACACATGAATGAGCTGTTTACACGGGAACTATTTGGACACAACAAGTACACTGCCCCATTACAAATCCatgtagtgtgtgggtgtggctctgGCTGTACCAGCCAGTGCTCAGAGACTCTTGTTTTGTAAACTTGTCCAATCGCAAGACTCCTGACGTGTCAGCTCTGGTTCCATCTGACTCCATTAAATTTAACTTTCTCATGCTTCTCAtgacaaaactgaaacaaaatgtgATCTTTGCAGCATATGAGCTcacatgagggtgtgtgtgtgtgtgtgtgggtgtgtggcagGGGTCAGGGGGTCAGGGGGTCAGGTGTGTCTCAGGGCATAGCTCAttctagggtgtgtgtgtgtgtgtgtggcaggggtcaGGGGGTCAGGTGGGTCTCAGGGCATAGCTCAttctagggtgtgtgtgtgtgtgtgtgtggcaggggtcaggggtcaggtgGGTCTCAGGGCATAGCTCAttctagggtgtgtgtgtgtgtgtgtggcaggggtcaggggtcaggtgGGTCTCAGGGCATAGCTCAttctagggtgtgtgtgtgtgtgtgtgtggcaggggtcaggggtcaggtgGGTCTCAGGGCATAGCTCAttctagggtgtgtgtgtgtgtgtgtggcaggggtcaGGGGGTCAGGTGGGTCTCAGGGCATAGCTCAttctagggtgtgtgtgtgtgtgtgtggcaggggtcaggggtcaggtgGGTCTCAGGGCATAGCTCAttctagggtgtgtgtgtgtgtgtgtggcaggggtcaggggtcaggtgGGTCTCAGGGCATAGCTCAttctagggtgtgtgtgtgtgtgtgtggcaggggtcaGGGGGTCAGGTGGGTCTCAGGGCATAGCTCAttctagggtgtgtgtgtgtgtgtgtggcaggggtcaggggtcaggtgGGTCTCAGGGCATAGCTCATTCTAGGGTGTGTCATAGCTTTCCACTTCTTTATCAAGTCAGCCCAGGTGTCCTGAGGGCTTCAAAGTTTGACTGGTTTCACAGAAAGAGGACATCTATAGTGCTGAGGGAGAGAACTGGGTTTGGGTTTGTAGTACAGGCCCGGCGGGACCACTTACTTGCCTCCTCTTGGGAGTTCCTGTGTCatcgtcctgtttctctgaactTTCTCATACGTCAAATGCTTCAAAAGAGCCAGTTAttgactaaataaataaaatacaaattaaaaacaaacagacctgTTTAGTATTATGTGTAACATATCACAGCACTAGTAGAATATCAGCATGCATATCACAACAGAAGCACATGCAcgagagagacaaagagttgtgtgtgtgtgtgtagaagagaaAGCTCACCTGTTGCTTTATAACTGAGCAGCCGCTGCGTCTCATCCTCAGTGCATCGGTGAGGATGGCTTCCGTCTCTTCCTGAAGACGTATCTGGAGGTGGAGGAGTTCCCAGCCGACCTCTGCCAGCGCTTGTTCAGATCCTTCCAGACCACCCCCCAGGCCCGTGAGTCTGACCTCTGCCCTCTCAGACACTGATCGCCACGTTGGCCGTTCTGCTCACGACCTCTGTTCTGTCCCGGCTTTAAGGAGAGGTGTGTCTGAAGGACGTGTCCTGCTATTTCTCGCTCCTGGAGGACGGACAGCCCAGAGACAAACTTGAGTGTGAGTCCAAACTCATTTTAACATGGCCTTGTTTCTGTAAGCTCGGGGGAATGTGGGGCAAAGATCTAAATTGCATCTCTCTTCCCACAGTTGCCTTCAGACTTTATGACAGAGATGGCAATGGAGTTCTGGACAGTTCGGTGAGTTCTGTTTGGGGTTGTTTAGTGGTGTAATAACAGAAGACGTTAAAAGGCCTCCAAGTTGCTTATCAGACATAAAATAGATACAAAAGGTACATGAACCAGTCCAAATCCACATTTGTAACTAGACAAACAGTTGACCTTTATATTGCGGTTTTGTAGTTTGGGATTCTGGTATGtgttttttcatcatttctgatgAGCATTTCAGGACAAATATGTGACCTCATcatatgtttatgaataatgaGGAAAGACTGTTAATCAGCTTTGTACAATCTCCTTCTGCCCTGATGCTAGGAAGTGGACCGGATTATTGCACAAATGATGCATGCAGCGGACTATCTGGGCTGGGATGTGTCAGAACTCAGGCCTGTGAGTTCTCCTGCCCATGCAGGTGTTCTGTTGGTTATGAGGGACATCCCTTCATAGTATGCAGTATCTTTTCTGGccttggtgctggtgtgtgatCACCTCTCTAAGTCTGCCAGTGAAAGAAGTAAATGATGATGAACAGTGAAGAATGTTCTCACTAAAGGAACAGCATTCCTGACAGCAGCATAACAATAgaacacatttcatttatatacaactgattttgttttttcctcaaacATTATTAGGGCATTTTATCCACATCATCTATACAATCTTTCAGCCTTAATGAATAATTCTGGTAAAAGGCTACCATGTGATGTGAGAAACCACACCATGCTtacttttctgtctgtttgccaGGTGCTAAAGGACATGATGACAGCAATTGATGCAGACAGCAGTGGAACTGTGTCATTGGATGAGTGGGTGGAAGGAGGCATGAACAACATCCCTCTGCTGGTCTTACTGGGACTAAAGGTGaagcacgcacactcacacacacacactcacaggctctacacacacatacacacacacactctctcacacacacatacacagacactcacacacactcacacacactcacaggctctacacacacactcacaggctctacacactctcacacacacacactcacacacagacactcacacacactcacaggctctacacacacatacacaaacacacacacacacacacacacacacacacacacacacacacactcacatacactcacacacactcacaggctctacacacacactcacagaacataTTTGGCTCTAGTTCAATGGAAAACCCACTTTTCATTCtctttattattgatttatttctcTGTGGAGTTCCTGTTTTACTCCAGTGTCATGCCAGTTAAGTGAAAGGCAGGCTCCTCACTTCCTCTTTTGAAACCTGAGATGTGGGAAGCAGTGCTTTCAGTGCGCATTACTGAGATAGTACAGAGACAAGACGCCGTGCATGGTACGGGACCCTGTCTGCAGGAACTACGGGACTCTGCCTACAGGAGGCTATGGGACCATGTCTTGCCCAGTCCagaacacacatactcatgcacaCTAGTGTTCACGCACAACCACCaattaaatatcaaaaataacagaaataatagcatctgttttcacttttactaTGTTCCTGTTTTTGAGCTAATCGTTCACTTGGGATCACTATACTATATGTTGTCTGGACTGCCTCATCTTACTGCACACCAAACACAGTAACCAACAgtaaccaaacacacaaaatgtctgtACAAATTCCTGCCTCATTTATTGATTATGTGATTCACTTGGCAAAAATCACGAAGGTCCCTCAACAAAGGACTCCACACAGGTAGTTCTACATATCCAAGTGACATCGTGTTGCCTAGAATTCAAGTATAACCTAAAATATAATTACGCGTTATCCGCTAAAGCTATGCGACATATGCCCTAAACTAGACTAGATCCTCTGAGAGTTCATGCAGCTGTCAGAACACAGTACACAGGACCACTGAACTGTCTTGTGTTGGCCTTTAGCATGTAAATGAGTCACAATTGATTTTTCtgcttgcatgtgtggatgtgaggTGTCTGTTTGGACGTGTGTGAGATGCACATGTGAGATCTCTATGTCAAAGTTTTGTTAAACCACATATCAAGTGTAAGGACTTCCCCTCCATCTGTTTCCACCACAGTTTGGCGGTGTGGTGCCGGCTATTGGGGGcagccctctctgtctctctgcctctctacctctctatctctctacctctctgtctctctgtctctttgtttctctacctctctgcctctctatctctctacctctctgcctctctacctctctatctctctacctctctgtctctctgcctctctatctctctatctctctacctctctgtctctctgtctctttgtttctctgcctctctatctctctgtctctctgtctctttgtttctctgcctctctatctctctgtctctctgtctctttgtttctctgcctctctacctctctgcctctctatctctctgtctctctgtctctttgtttctctacctctctgcctctctatctctctatctctctacctctctgtctctctgtctctttgtttctctgcctctctgcctctctgtctctctgtctctctgtctctttgtctctctgtctctcaggctTGCCTAGTTTATTTTTGTGGTTCAGTTTCATAATCTGTCCCTGGCTGTCTGGCCTGGACCTGAGCTCTGTCTGAGTCACGAAAGGTAACGGTCTGCTTTCTATAAAAAGAGCCCTGCTCAATTAAGCAGTGCACTGCATCTCTGTGAAGCTCTCCCACGCCTAGGGTTCGCTTGAAACGTATGAAGAATAGCTATGTTATGGATGGAACACATTTGCTAGCGGTTGACGTGACTAAGAATCAATCTGAATTAAGTggatctcttttttttccccgtgCACCAGCTCGACGTTTCTGGACCTTGCACACTTTGACATGCCCACGCAGGGTCTGAACTCGTGTTCAAACACAAATTGGCTCCAGTTTGTGAGGTTATGTAACCCCTCCCCTCCAGAGCAATGTATGAAGCCCCATGTGAGAGgcttttcatttaaaagtgGCCTCCTCTGCTGCTGTAGGCCTTCATCTCCTCTCCCTGTTCCATCAGGTGACTCACAAGGACGGACAGCACCTGTGGAGGATGAAACACTTCAACCGGCCCGTCTACTGCAACGTGTGCCAGAGCATGTTACTGGGACTGCGCAAACAGGGCCTCTGCTGCACCTGTCAGTACCCCGACGGGCCCAAATCATGCCCCGCCCACCTGGGTGCAACCTCACCGTGGTGGGCACCTCTCTCCACTACGCTGCCTCACAATCACATCTGTCTCCTCCTTCTGCAGGCTGCATGTACACAGTACACGGGCGGTGTGCCAACCGGAACCCGGCTCCATGCATTCGCACATACGTCAAGTCCAAGAAAGACGCAGGGGTAAGGTTGCCCGAACATCACAGCCCTTCCAGTTGCTCTCGAGCACATCGCCAGAGAAACTCATGCACAGAGCATTTGGTGAATCCCAGAAATCAAAGCCAGCCATGAtggatgtttttatttctcacaGTAGGAGTGTCCCATATACTAAATGACAGCATGTCATCACGCCACCCCTTCTTGTGACACCAGGGTGCATGTAGCTTGCAAATGAAGTGTACAGTcatctgtgcttgtgtgtgtgcgtgtgtgtgcgtgtgtgtgcgtgtgtgtgcgtgtgtgtgtgcttgtgtgtgtgtgcgtgtgtgtgcgtgtgtgtgcgtgtgtgcgtgcgtgcgtgtgtgcgtgcgtgcgtgtgcgtgcgtgtgtgtgcgtgcgtgtgtgtgcgtgtgtgtgcgtgtgtgtgcgtgtgtgcgtgcgtgcgtgtgtgtgtgcgtgcgtgcgcgtgcgtgcgtgtgtgtgtgcgtgcgtgcgtgtgtgtgcgtgtgtgtgtgtgtgtgcgtgcgtgcgtgtgtgtgtgcgtgtgtgtgtgcgtgtgcgtgtgtgtgtgtgtgcgtgtgtgcgtgtgtgtgtgtgcgtgtgtgcgtgcgtgcgtgtgtgtgtgcgtgcgtgcgtgtgcgcgtgcatgcgtgtgtgtgtgcgtgcgtgtgtgcgtgtgcgtgtgtgtgtgtgtgcgtgtgtgtgtgcgtgtgtgcgtgtgtgcgtgtgtgtgcgtgtgtgtgtgtgtgtgtgcttgtatgtgtgtgcgtgtgtgtgtgtgcgtgcgtgtgtgtgtgcgtgtgtgtgcgtgtgtgcgtgcgtgcgtgtgtgtgtgcgtgcgtgtgtgcgtgcgtgtgtgtgtgcgtgcgtgtgtgtgtgcgtgcgtgtgcgtgtgtgtgcgtgcgtgtgtgtgtgcgtgcgtgcgtgtgtgcgtgcgtgtgtgtgcgcgtgtgcgtgcgtgtgtgtgcgtgtgtgtgcgtgtgcgtgtgtgtgcgtgcgtgtgtgtgcgtgtgtgtgcgtgcgtgcgtgtgcgtgcgtgtgcgtgtgtgtgtgtgtgtgtgtgtgtgcgtgtgcgtgtgcgtgtgcgcgtgcgcgtgtgcgtgtgcgtgtgtgcgtgtgtgcgtgtgtgcgtgtgtgtgtgcgtgtgtgtgcgtgtgtgtgtgcgtgtgtgtgcgtgtgtgtgtgtgtgtgtgtgcgtgtgtgtgtgtgtgtgtgtgtgtgtgcgtgtgtgtgtgcgtgcgtgtgtgcgtgcgtgcgtgtgtgcgtgcgtgtgcgtgtgcgtgcgtgcgtgcgtgtgcgtgcgtgtgtgtgcgtgtgtgtgtgcgtgtgtgtgtgcgtgtgcgtgtgtgtgtgcgtgtgcgtgtgtgtgcgtgtgtgtgtgtgcgtgtgcgtgtgtgcgtgtgtgtgtgtgtgtgtgtgcgtgcgtgtgtgcgtgtgcttgccAAGATTTCAGCCCATGACTGGGTGAGTGGGAACTGCGACTCTGGTAAATGTGACAGGTGTCAGAAGAAGATTAAGAGTCTGCAGGGCCTCACAGGCAAACGCTGTGTGTGGTGCCACACAATGGTGAGCAGCCTTACATTCACCTGTAGGAGGCGCAATAGACAATACCATAGAGCAGCAGTCAACATACACTAATATATACAATATCATAGAGCAGTAGTCAACATACACTAATATATACAATATCATAGAGCAGTAGTCAACATACACTAATATATACAATATCATAGAGCAGCAGTCAGCATATACTAATATAGACAATACCATAGAGCAGCATTCAACATACAGTAATATATACAATACCATAGAGCAGCAGTCAACATACAGTAATATATACAATACCATAGAGCCAGTCAACATACACTAATATATACAATACCATAGAGCAGCATTCAACATACAGTAATATAAACAATACCATAGAGCATCAGTCAGCATACACTAATATATACAATACCATAGAGCATCAATCAGCATACACTAATATAAAGCACTAATGACAGTACCTCCTGTTTTATAGTGACAAATGAAGCTGTGCTTTGACATTTTCCTCCGTGAGCCTAGTTCTTTCAcactgatgtttgttttgattatttttcacCATCCCTTCACAGCGGCATGGCGAGTGTGCTAACCAGAAGCCGTCCGAGTGTAACTGCGGCCCGCTGAGAGATCACATTTTACCACCATGGGCCATATACCCTGTCATCAAGGTAACGCTAGAGCTGGTTTATGACCTGATCACTTGCCCTTATGTCAAAAAACATGCCAGAGGGCGCCCTCGAATGAGTCCCCAGTGAAAGGGGGTGAGTGGAGCTAAATggctaaaaatgacaaatttaaatAGTTTCTCACCACTTGGCAGGGGTGTCATTAGAAATGTATGAATGGGGGGGGCTAAGTGCCCAGGagaattgcaaaaatgaaaaagaaccatccattaGCACCTGCCCTAAATGCAAAAGTTGtatttagtttgctttttaagttatgttacatttattcattaatcatcCTGGTTCCTTTGTCAGTTTAATTTCAGACTGTTgtaatacacattcacattatggttttttgtttttgttttttttttgtttttttactgttttgttgaaGTTGCACAGGAACTTTCTCTGACGGAGAcattctgcctcacacacagtgtgacaCAAACTGGTTTTAGCAAAACAGTACAGAGCAATAGTCAATAatcaataccctacaataagacAATAAGAGTGTCAGTCAGTCAACTTCAGAACAGAGTCagaagtcatttaaatattccacaaattcTGGGCAGGAAATAGTATgcatatttgaaaaatatacataaatatacataaaaaacatgGACATAAAAAATCTGCATAATAGCAAAGCAGTGCAGAGTGATCTGTAGCAGTGTAACAGATTCCCCTATTAGCCTGTAACATTTAGCCTTTCAGACTCAAGTTGTGGTTCAGGTTTCAGCCGCTACAGCAGGAGTAACTCCCCCAGGCCCTAGTGCACCTTCTCAATATATTGTGAATTTGGAAACTGGTATGGATTAATTATACAGAATGAATGAGAATTATTGATAATTTAAACTAATAATTCATACTATTGTTTTGCGGGGGATACAGCCCCCCTTGACCAGGAAGCCCATGCCATTTGGCCGCAGTCTTTAGAGTAGAATTATGTGTAACGCTAAAAATAGCAACAACATCTGGAGTAAATTTAGACTGTCGTACCTTATACTAGTTCAAACGACAGAGGGTTTTAAACTGAATGATTGTGTCTTAGACACACTGCCTAGATCCTGCCCAAAATACCTTGGCATGTTCAAATCTCCCTCCCACTATGCTTTAATAAGGTTAGAGGTTTCAGAGTGTGACTTAAGCAGGGAGTATTACTACAGCAATACAGTTCCTAAACTGTGGATTAACATGCAGTATGTTGGCCAAAAGGAAAAGGGTAGTAGCAATGGGATCTGGAAATAGCTTGATCAGATAACACTGCAAAGCTGCAAGTACCTGCAGAAATGTGAGTGAGGAATCGGAAAATCAGAAAAACTGATCAAAAGATATAAAAGTATCATCAATGTACAAGTCTTTTTATGTAGTAATTCTTTTCTCAATCCAACATTTAATGCAGAATCAGTAACAGAGGTGGTGatcaaattcaaaatgtttcattatttggcTGTGAGTAGTAAACTCATTAAGTGAAAGGGCTCTCTTGGAAGAATGTCTCACAATTGGATTTGTGGAGTAGACTTGTGTGGGTTCATACAGGGACGTCTCTGAGAGGACCATGTGTGCAGAGAATCACAGCTGCAGGATGAAGTTTTCAATGACAGCCTTCTAGGCATTGCTTGAACCTTTGAGATATTTATCCAGTATATCAAAGCTATAACATTAGAAGTCTGGTATTAATGTTGAAAATTTGGCCAGAGCTAATCTGTCATAAAcccagtgtctgtgtctgtgtcatctACATATTCAAGGATTTTTGTTATCTCAAAGGAAACTAGATATCAGTGTATCTACATAGATAAAAAATAAGGTCTAAGAAATATGGAgataatgaaacaaatataaagaTCTGGACATAATGTTCTTGGTATTGGCGTTAACCTTTCCCCCAATGATGGCAGAAGGAGATTCTAGTGctgaaaatcatttttgtaaaaattgGCTTTGTAAATATTGTAAGCTTATATGTAGTCTAAATTCCTAAGTGtttaaatatcttatttattttaaaggggAACAAATTATACACACTCTTCTTGGATGCCACACTTATGGGTAAAAGCTCAGGTTTCTCCAAGTTGACTTTATATCCAGCTATAGTACTGAAGGTGCCCAATATACCAAGTAAGTTTAGCATCCTAGCTCAGGGGTTTGAGCAGTATAGCAGTATCGCCAGCATATGGGGACACCCTGTGTTTAGAGACCCTGTCTTTATAACTTTAATGGAGGCCTCAGTGTGTAATGCTGTCATCAGTGGCTCGATCGCTAAATAAAAGGGTTTTTTAaggatgtggggggggggggactattTTCTTGAATAAGAAGAGCAGTAGTACTTATAAAACAGATCAGTTTCACAACTGTATTGAATAGCTCTGTCTTGCAAATATTAGCAAGCTATGGCCACTtcctgttttacatttaatttacataccACCTCACTGCTCATTTTCTGGTCTTCAGGAGAGGCCAAACTGCGTGAAGGATGGCTGCACAGGTGGCCCTGACGACACTGACCACAACACTACTCCTGATGGCCAGGTACTGCAGGTAGGTCTCCGCTTGTGAAACCCCATTAAATACATCCACTCTACACCTGGTGTTACCACTGCTGAAAGGAATAGAGCTTGTTGCTCTTCTTGCTTacgtatttatatatttgtgctGTGTATTTGTCAGTTATGTAGTTATGAATTTGTTTAGTTCAAAAGATGAGATGTTGCAAAAATCATACTTTTATCAACTCTAAGTAGATGTCAGCTAGAGTGACTAGCTGCACCTTTCAGTCCTACAGTGATGTCAGAGTACTCCTGACTGTGAAATACAGTGTTGTTCATTCTGACGCTTTGTTTTGGATAACAACAAAAG harbors:
- the dgkaa gene encoding diacylglycerol kinase, alpha a, whose amino-acid sequence is MSAPAEPEGKELSPVDFIQLQQYIDYCSLKVKDVLREFDADGQLAQYRHGECIGEDGFRLFLKTYLEVEEFPADLCQRLFRSFQTTPQAREVCLKDVSCYFSLLEDGQPRDKLEFAFRLYDRDGNGVLDSSEVDRIIAQMMHAADYLGWDVSELRPVLKDMMTAIDADSSGTVSLDEWVEGGMNNIPLLVLLGLKVTHKDGQHLWRMKHFNRPVYCNVCQSMLLGLRKQGLCCTCCMYTVHGRCANRNPAPCIRTYVKSKKDAGISAHDWVSGNCDSGKCDRCQKKIKSLQGLTGKRCVWCHTMRHGECANQKPSECNCGPLRDHILPPWAIYPVIKERPNCVKDGCTGGPDDTDHNTTPDGQVLQIIPIPDTHPLLVFVNPKSGGKQGERVLRKFQYLLNPRQVYNLSSGGPGPGLCFFRDLQDYRILVCGGDGTVGWILDAIDKAGLPVCPPVAVLPLGTGNDLARCLRWGGGYDGVDLSRILKEIEYSTPVLMDRWSVQVELEDSQERGDPVPYEIINNYFSIGVDASIAHRFHTMREKHPQKFNSRMKNKLWYFEFATSETISASCKKLKECLTIECCGIQLDLSNLSLEGIAVLNIPSMHGGSNLWGEAKKSDRAGQEVPEVIVDPEVLKVSPQDMSDERLEVVGLEGAMEMGQIYTGLKSAVRLAKTSKITIRTRKAMPMQIDGEPWMQPPCTIHITHKNQARMLMAPQAKSSFFNLK